A single genomic interval of Peromyscus leucopus breed LL Stock chromosome 7, UCI_PerLeu_2.1, whole genome shotgun sequence harbors:
- the Rp9 gene encoding retinitis pigmentosa 9 protein, whose amino-acid sequence MSSGAGSRRSREPAEQELQRRREQKRRRHDAQQLQQLKHLESFYEKPPPGFIKEDETKPEDCIPDVPGNEHAREFLAHAPTKGLWMPLGREVKVMQCWRCKRYGHRTGDKECPFFIKGNQKLEQFRVAHEDPMYDIIRENKRHEKDVRIQQLKQLLEDSTSEESSSSSSGREKRKKKKKKEKHKKRKKEKKKRKKRKHKASKSSESSDSE is encoded by the exons ATGTCGTCCGGGGCCGGTTCTCGGCGGTCGCGGGAGCCGGCGGAGCAGGAGCTGCAGCGGCGGCGGGAGCAGAAGCGGCGGCGGCACGACgcgcagcagctgcagcagctcaAGCACCTGGAGTCCTT TTACGAGAAACCTCCTCCTGGATTTATAAAG GAGGATGAGACAAAGCCGGAAGACTGTATTCCAGATGTGCCGGGCAATGAGCATGCCAGGGAGTTTCTGGCTCATGCACCAACTAAAGGACTTTGGATGCCGCTTGGGAGAGAGGTCAAAGTCATGCAGT GTTGGCGTTGCAAACGGTATGGCCATCGAACAGGCGACAAAGAATGTCCTTTCTTTATCAAAGGCAACCAGAAGTTGGAACAGTTCCGAGTT GCACATGAAGACCCCATGTATGACATCATTCGAGAGAATAAGAGACATGAGAAGGATGTAAG GATCCAGCAGTTAAAGCAGTTACTGGAGGACTCCACCTCAGAAGAGAGCAGCTCCAGCTCGTCAGGCAGAGAGAAgcgcaagaagaagaagaagaaagagaaacacaagaaaaggaagaaggagaagaaaaagaggaagaaacgaAAGCACAAGGCTTCTAAGTCGAGTGAGAGTTCAGACTCAGAGTGA